CGAGTTCCGCAAGGGCATCAAGGACATGAAGAACGACATCGAGGCGGACATCGACGAGGAGCGGCATGAGAAGGTCAGCACCGTCACCAAGCCGCCGGTGAACCCCACCGTGAACGCAGACCGCCACGTCGAGAAGGTCAAGGTCGACAATACCTGAGCGGCTTTGAACCGAGCGGCTGTGACCGAGCGGCTTTGAACGGCAACAGCCGTCCTCGAAGCGCCGTTCTCAAAGCGCTGTCCTTGAAGCTGTATCTCTAGATGGTATGGGTATGGATTGCATGGCTGTAGATCTCATAATCAGGCTATGACCAAGGCTGCCTCATGACCCTTCTTGATCACCTCGAGGAGTTGCGCAACCGGCTCTTTATCGCCATCGCCGCCTGGGTAGTGGGCACCGGTATCGCTTTTGTCTTTCGTTTTGATCTGCTCGCCTGGCTGCAACAGCCTCTGCCTGCCAACCTCACGCTCAACTTCTTCGGCCTGCTCGAGCCCTTTATCGCTTCGATGCAGATCGCGGCCTTTTTCGGCCTGGTCTTGGCCTCACCTGTCATCGGCGCGCAGGTCTGGGGTTTTATCAGTCCCGGCCTCTACGACGAGGAGCGCCGCTGGTCCGTTCCCTTTATCTTTCTGACCGCCGTGGCCTTTGCCTTGGGCGTGGTCTTTGCCCGCTACGTCGTCCTGCCGGTCGCCGTGCCCATTCTCCTGGGGTTTTTGGGCGATCAGGTCGGGGCCGTCTTGTCCATCGGCGACTATATATCCAAGGTCATCATGTATATGGCGCTCTTCGGCATCCTCTTCGAGATGCCCATCTTGAGCTTTCTGTTGGCAAGGCTGGGCTTGTTGCGGGCGCGCTTTCTCATTCATTACCGCAAGACCGCCATCATCATCGGCCTGGTGGCGGCGGCGGGTTTGAGCCCTACCGGCGACCCCTTCAATTTCGCGCTCTTGGCTATACCGATCGTCTTACTCTATGAACTGAGTATCGTGATCGTCAGGCTGTCACAGAAACGAGATCATGGACGAGAAGATACAGAGCTTACGCAACCGCATTGACGAACTCAACCTGCAGATTCTGGACCTCCTCTCGGAGCGGGCCCGCGCGGCCGAGGCCATCGGTGAGGTCCAGACCGCCCTCGGCCTCTCGCACTACGACCCGGTCCGCGAAAACACCATGCTCGAGGCGCTCACGGCCGCCAACAGGGGGCCCTTTTCCGACGGGGTCATCAAGAGCCTCTTCAAAAACATCTTTCAGGCCAGCATGCAGCTCGAGCAGCAGGCCGACAAGGTCAACTACCTGACCTCGCGCAAGACGCACCAGGAAAACACCGTCGTCAGGGTGGGCGAGTTGGCTGTCGGCGATGGCGAGCAGATCCTGGTGGCGGGGCCCTGCTCGATCGAGACCTGGGAGCAGGTCGAGACCACGGCTGCTTTCGTGGCGAGCCGGGGCGTCAAGTTCTTCCGGGGCGGCGCCTTCAAGCCCCGCACCGACCCTTACTCCTTTCAGGGCCTGGGTGAGGCGGGGCTCAGGCTCGGCCGCAAGGCCTGCGACCGTCACGGCCTCAAGTTCATCAGCGAGATCATGGACCGGCGCGACTTGGAGCTCTTCGTCGAGTACGCCGACGTCTTGCAGATCGGCGCCCGCAACATGCACAACTTCACCCTCTTGCGCGCCGTGGGGCGCAGCGGCAAGCCGGTGCTGCTAAAGCGCGGCTTGAGCGCCACCATCGAGGAGTGGGTGATGGCGGCCGAATACCTCTTGAGCGAGGGCAACGAAAGCGTGATCCTCTGCGAGCGCGGCATCCGCACCTATGAGAACTACACCCGCAACACCCTGGACATCTCGGCGGTGGCGCTCGCCAAGTTGGAGACCCACCTGCCCGTCTTCGTGGACGTGACCCACTCGGGCGGCCGCCGCGACCTCTTGGTGCCGCTCGCCCGGGCGGGCTTAGCGATCGGCGCCGACGGCGTCATGGTCGAGGTCCACCCCAATCCGGCGGTGGCGCTGTCCGATAACAAGCAGCAGATCGACTTCGACACCTTCGACCTCTTTCTAGCGGAGACCGGCTTTGACGAGGGGCTGTCAGCCGTCCGCCGTCAGCTAGCAGCAAGCAGCAAGCTCGAGGCGGTGAGCGTTTAGGCCTGGCAGCTTGTCACCTGGACCTAAGCTGAGCTAAAAGGCCCCAGGGCCTAAGCTGAGCTTAGGTCCACTGGGGCCTTTTAGCTATGTGGGATAAACTTCTCGGTTACATCATCAAGGCCACCGACATCCAGCCGCAGTACAAGGCGGAGCACTGTCTGGTGGTCAAGCGCCAGGTGGGCGGCTGCACGAAGTGCAGGGACGTCTGCCCGCACGACGCCATCCGCATCCGCTCCCGCGTCGAAATAGACGAGATCGACTGCACGGGCTGCGGCCTCTGCGTCCAGATCTGTCCCAGCGAGGCGCTCGAGAGCTCGACCTCCTTTGCCGCCGGCATGCCGCTCAAGTGCTCGCAGGTAGGGGGCGGCGCCCAGAGCGTGCAGTGCCACACCCGCCTGACCTCCTCGGACCTCCTGCGCCTCGCCGACAAGGACGGCAAGGTGACGCTCGCGCGCGGAGATTGCGAGGGCTGCAAGATCGGTTCCAGCGCGGTGCCGGAGGCGCTCGAGGCCCTGGCCGGCGAAGCGCGGGCCCTGGCCGAGCTGAGCGGCCGCGAGCTGAGGCTGGAGGTGCTCGAGCTAGACACTCTGGACGCCACCGACAACCCCAACAAGCTGAGCCGCCGCGAGCTCATGCACGGCGGCTGGCGCAGCCTACAACACACCGCCGCCGACGTCTTGGCGCCCTTGGACCCCGGCGACCCCACCGAAAAGCACCTGCCCAGCGAGATGCAAAAACACTACCGGCTCATCGCCATGGCGAAGCCCGAGGCGGACACCACCGTTCCCTGGGTCCTGCCGCGGGTGGCCGAGGGCTGCATCATGTGCCCGGTCTGCACCAACGTCTGCCCGACCAAGGCCTTTAGCCGCGAGTTCGAGCCGCCCACCGAGGGCTCGGGCGCGGTCCTCAAGCTCGAGCCCTCGGCCTGCATGGGCTGCAACGCCTGCGCCGTCTCCTGCCCGCCCAAGGTGATCAGCTTAGACGAACAGGTCAGCTGGGGCGAGCTGAGCGGTGGGCCGCTCGAGATGTACAAGAAGGGTTAGCGTACTGAAGACGAGCCGAGGCTTCTCGTCATCGGAAAGATCGGAGACGGGATCTGGTCCGCTAGTTACCTATCGCGGGACAATTATCCGGATTATCTCTGTTCGCCGATCTAGAGCAGAGGAGGTTGCGCTGTATGAAAGCAAAGAGTTTTGATCGGAAATTTGAACGAGGCGAGGACCTCACCAAGGACCTTGATCTCACCCAAGCCAGACGTTCATCCAGAGCCACCAAGTGCGTAAATGTCGACTTTCCTACCTGGATGATTGAATCTCTTGATCGAGAGACAGGTCGCTTGGGAGTAATCGCCCATGCCGCTTGTCAGCGGCACCACGATGGATGAAAATGCGAGCCATTTTCAAAGGAACCTATTGTTCATCGGAAACCCGGCTCGCCACCATCGCCCGAATGATGTCGGAGAGCTTCATCTGCCCCTCGCGTTTCTCCTCGCTAGAGGATCTTCGAGAGAAACGCCTTGGTGCGCTCTTCGGTAGGGTTCTGAAAAAAGTGCTCGGGCGTGCCCACCTCGACGATCTGGCCCTGGTCCATGAAGATGACGC
The sequence above is a segment of the Deinococcota bacterium genome. Coding sequences within it:
- a CDS encoding twin-arginine translocase TatA/TatE family subunit, with product MMRIGPFGIWEILIILVVVLLLFGPKRLPELAKNVGQSVREFRKGIKDMKNDIEADIDEERHEKVSTVTKPPVNPTVNADRHVEKVKVDNT
- the tatC gene encoding twin-arginine translocase subunit TatC, with the protein product MTLLDHLEELRNRLFIAIAAWVVGTGIAFVFRFDLLAWLQQPLPANLTLNFFGLLEPFIASMQIAAFFGLVLASPVIGAQVWGFISPGLYDEERRWSVPFIFLTAVAFALGVVFARYVVLPVAVPILLGFLGDQVGAVLSIGDYISKVIMYMALFGILFEMPILSFLLARLGLLRARFLIHYRKTAIIIGLVAAAGLSPTGDPFNFALLAIPIVLLYELSIVIVRLSQKRDHGREDTELTQPH
- a CDS encoding bifunctional 3-deoxy-7-phosphoheptulonate synthase/chorismate mutase, with translation MDEKIQSLRNRIDELNLQILDLLSERARAAEAIGEVQTALGLSHYDPVRENTMLEALTAANRGPFSDGVIKSLFKNIFQASMQLEQQADKVNYLTSRKTHQENTVVRVGELAVGDGEQILVAGPCSIETWEQVETTAAFVASRGVKFFRGGAFKPRTDPYSFQGLGEAGLRLGRKACDRHGLKFISEIMDRRDLELFVEYADVLQIGARNMHNFTLLRAVGRSGKPVLLKRGLSATIEEWVMAAEYLLSEGNESVILCERGIRTYENYTRNTLDISAVALAKLETHLPVFVDVTHSGGRRDLLVPLARAGLAIGADGVMVEVHPNPAVALSDNKQQIDFDTFDLFLAETGFDEGLSAVRRQLAASSKLEAVSV
- a CDS encoding 4Fe-4S dicluster domain-containing protein, whose amino-acid sequence is MWDKLLGYIIKATDIQPQYKAEHCLVVKRQVGGCTKCRDVCPHDAIRIRSRVEIDEIDCTGCGLCVQICPSEALESSTSFAAGMPLKCSQVGGGAQSVQCHTRLTSSDLLRLADKDGKVTLARGDCEGCKIGSSAVPEALEALAGEARALAELSGRELRLEVLELDTLDATDNPNKLSRRELMHGGWRSLQHTAADVLAPLDPGDPTEKHLPSEMQKHYRLIAMAKPEADTTVPWVLPRVAEGCIMCPVCTNVCPTKAFSREFEPPTEGSGAVLKLEPSACMGCNACAVSCPPKVISLDEQVSWGELSGGPLEMYKKG
- a CDS encoding CopG family transcriptional regulator, translated to MKAKSFDRKFERGEDLTKDLDLTQARRSSRATKCVNVDFPTWMIESLDRETGRLGVIAHAACQRHHDG